The Methanosphaera sp. BMS genome contains a region encoding:
- a CDS encoding nitroreductase family protein, with protein MIIGGFRIKHLIIDENKCIGCGLCKQVCIRDNIEIMDKKAVDVESNCFDCGQCSTLCPTNAISIKAYSNQIDRVEEYNPDDIPVSYDDLLQFYKQRRTCRWFKDEKIPLDVIEKLMEAAYYSPNRQNIQDVEFALVEENLDDFIDHVYDIIRAKEDEFFRIKQVGDYLRDENRNPKRHPLLWEGQQLLLAFSENKTDAVIAMTRIELMAYTLGLGGFHSLFIGMAEEVDNDKLMEFFPEIDSNKHMYAAFVIGIPRVKYRRTRPHKNIKLTVK; from the coding sequence ATTATTATAGGGGGTTTTCGTATTAAACATTTAATCATTGATGAAAACAAGTGTATAGGATGTGGATTATGTAAGCAGGTATGTATCAGGGACAATATTGAAATAATGGATAAAAAAGCGGTTGATGTTGAAAGCAATTGTTTTGACTGTGGACAATGCTCTACGTTATGTCCTACAAATGCCATTTCTATAAAGGCCTACTCCAATCAAATAGACCGTGTAGAGGAATATAATCCGGATGACATTCCTGTAAGTTATGATGACTTGCTTCAGTTCTATAAGCAAAGAAGAACATGCAGGTGGTTTAAGGATGAAAAAATACCTCTTGATGTAATTGAAAAATTGATGGAAGCTGCATATTACAGTCCCAACAGACAGAATATACAGGATGTGGAATTTGCATTGGTTGAAGAGAATCTAGACGATTTTATAGATCATGTATATGATATCATAAGAGCCAAGGAAGATGAATTCTTTAGAATAAAACAGGTTGGTGATTATTTAAGGGATGAAAATCGAAATCCCAAAAGACATCCATTGTTATGGGAAGGTCAACAGTTATTATTGGCATTTAGTGAAAATAAGACCGACGCCGTTATAGCAATGACACGTATTGAATTAATGGCATATACTTTAGGTTTGGGCGGATTTCATTCCTTGTTTATAGGCATGGCTGAAGAGGTTGATAATGATAAGTTGATGGAATTCTTCCCTGAAATAGATTCAAACAAACATATGTATGCCGCCTTTGTCATAGGAATTCCAAGGGTTAAGTATAGACGTACAAGACCTCATAAAAATATAAAATTAACAGTTAAATAG